In Planococcus shixiaomingii, the DNA window AAGGGATAGAAAAGTGAAAAAGTCAGCCACCAGCGATGCAAATCAAGAACTTGTTTAAACTCTCGTCTAAGGCATTATTAATGATTCAATCATGTATTGGAGATCCGCAGTCCATATGTTCAAGTAATACATTTTGTCAAAGTAAATCATGATTCCCAACAAAACGATGATGGCTCCTCCAAACTTCATCAATACCGCAGAGTATTTTAAGATAAACTTTGTTTTGCCGATGAAAAAGGCCATGATAATAAACGGTATGCAAAAGCCAAGAGAATAAGCGGTTACCACTGCCACGGTATGAGCTGGATTAACCAAGCTGCCATATGTGATGATTGCACCGAATATGGGACCGATACATGGTGTCCAGCCCGCCGAAAAGATAAACCCGACAACAAAGGAATTAAAGTAGGAGGAGGCTTTCTTTTCGTGCGTGAACCGTTTTTCTTTAAACATGAACTCCGGCTTGATGATTCCCATCAGGAACAACCCCATAAATACCAGGAAAATGCCGCCAAGCATCTGGATCAGTTTTTGATTCGTAGTGAACAATCCACCGATGGCACTCAATGAAAAACCAAGAATATAATAGATGACTGAAAAGCCAAGAGAAAAGAAGAGGGAATGCAGCAAAACTTTTTTTCTGAACGAAGCTTGTTTGTTTTCTTTCAATTCATTGACCGAAACACCAGTTATGTAGGAAACAAAGGAAGGGTATAACGGAAGGCAGCAAGGCGAAATGAACGCCAAAAAGCCGCCAGCTAATGCCATTAAAATAGTGATATTTTCCAAATTTTCCACCTCCATGCTATTCTATCATAGAGCGTTTTGATCATTGCAATTCTTTTTTGGCATTTATTACAATAATATGGACGGAGCGAATAGTGCATGACTAAGAAAAAGAAGCGAACGATTTACCGAATGGCCGTTTTAGGGTTATTTGCTGTGTTAATGTTTTATGCGGCATACCAAGGTTTAAACGAGGAACCTAAAACCGCCCTTACGACAATTGGGGATTCTGCGCCAAACTTTGCCGGAAAGACAATAGCTGGTGATATGCTGGTACTATCAAATGAAAGAAAAGGAAAAACACTCGTCAATTTCTGGGGGACTTGGTGTGAACCGTGCAAGCGTGAAATGCCCGCATTGGAAGCTGCTTATTCGCGGCACAAAGACGACGGCTTCTCCATCGTTTCCGTCAATCTGGGCCAATCTCATTTCGTGACGGAGCAATTTGTGGAACAGTACGATTTAAGTTTTCCGATGTTAATCGATAAAGATGGATCCATCAAAGAAGCTTATTATGTAGGCAACTTGCCGGCGTCATTTCTAATTGACGAAGGAGGCAATATCAAAGAAGTTCATGAAGGAGAGC includes these proteins:
- a CDS encoding redoxin domain-containing protein, encoding MTKKKKRTIYRMAVLGLFAVLMFYAAYQGLNEEPKTALTTIGDSAPNFAGKTIAGDMLVLSNERKGKTLVNFWGTWCEPCKREMPALEAAYSRHKDDGFSIVSVNLGQSHFVTEQFVEQYDLSFPMLIDKDGSIKEAYYVGNLPASFLIDEGGNIKEVHEGELTEEKLEEWID
- a CDS encoding cytochrome c biogenesis CcdA family protein codes for the protein MENITILMALAGGFLAFISPCCLPLYPSFVSYITGVSVNELKENKQASFRKKVLLHSLFFSLGFSVIYYILGFSLSAIGGLFTTNQKLIQMLGGIFLVFMGLFLMGIIKPEFMFKEKRFTHEKKASSYFNSFVVGFIFSAGWTPCIGPIFGAIITYGSLVNPAHTVAVVTAYSLGFCIPFIIMAFFIGKTKFILKYSAVLMKFGGAIIVLLGIMIYFDKMYYLNIWTADLQYMIESLIMP